In Paracoccus methylovorus, a genomic segment contains:
- a CDS encoding arsenate reductase family protein yields the protein MAGRLDMYGLGHCSTCQKAQAELEAVGWKVDFRDVAKAPLDQDEWQRMIAEFGEKLVNRASLTWRGMSEDERAGTPLQMLSSKPSLMKRPAIVEGDKRLLGWTANVKRALGVTA from the coding sequence ATGGCGGGCCGGCTTGATATGTATGGTCTTGGCCATTGCTCGACCTGCCAAAAGGCGCAGGCTGAACTGGAGGCTGTCGGCTGGAAGGTCGATTTTCGCGACGTGGCCAAGGCACCGCTGGATCAGGACGAATGGCAGCGCATGATTGCCGAATTCGGCGAAAAGCTGGTGAACCGGGCCAGCCTGACCTGGCGCGGCATGTCCGAGGACGAACGCGCCGGCACACCCTTGCAGATGCTGTCCTCCAAGCCTTCACTGATGAAACGTCCCGCCATCGTCGAAGGCGATAAGCGCCTGCTAGGCTGGACCGCCAACGTGAAACGGGCGCTGGGGGTGACGGCCTAA
- a CDS encoding YitT family protein, with the protein MSDTSSQRHSPIEDAQGLAYGSFMAAVSVLLLTHLGFVTGQTAGLAILISYSTGWGFAPVFFVVNLPFYWLGYRRFGLGFMLKSFTAVATMSVLVAILPPTLQFGHVHPAVGALLVGFLTGSALLALFRHGASLGGVGIVALYLQDATGFRAGWTQLIFDACIFACALLLRDWQTVGWSFLGALVLNLVIAINHRRDRYVV; encoded by the coding sequence ATGAGCGATACATCTTCCCAACGTCACAGCCCGATTGAGGATGCGCAGGGTCTGGCCTACGGCAGCTTCATGGCCGCGGTCAGCGTGCTGCTGCTGACGCATCTGGGCTTCGTCACCGGCCAGACGGCGGGGCTGGCGATCCTGATTTCCTATAGCACGGGCTGGGGCTTCGCGCCGGTCTTCTTCGTGGTGAACCTGCCGTTCTATTGGCTGGGCTACCGGCGCTTTGGGCTGGGTTTCATGCTGAAATCCTTTACCGCAGTGGCAACCATGTCGGTGCTGGTCGCCATCCTGCCGCCGACATTGCAGTTTGGCCATGTCCATCCGGCAGTGGGCGCGTTGCTGGTCGGTTTTCTGACCGGCTCGGCCTTGCTGGCGCTGTTTCGCCATGGTGCCTCGCTGGGCGGCGTCGGCATCGTGGCGCTGTATTTGCAGGACGCCACGGGATTTCGTGCCGGCTGGACACAGTTGATTTTCGATGCCTGCATCTTTGCCTGCGCGCTGTTGCTGCGGGACTGGCAGACCGTCGGCTGGTCCTTTCTGGGCGCCTTGGTGCTGAATCTGGTGATCGCCATCAATCACCGCCGCGACCGCTATGTCGTATAG
- a CDS encoding DUF3422 family protein codes for MNDEDEHPQRYALVNELHARPSPRLSAPCTAVYLAIKEPRDAANRDRGRDVAHLAELCARHGAPRPDTSAGHYTAQLGRHQLRWESHTEFVTYAAFAPGLPPRPFDPSAAAVFPQDWQHHAPGKRVAAVMIQIDILPDNPGDILPRLTEWFAADSLASVWVLEEAAVVAGDFRIDPAGWMRFALFVRPGTQAGRIGRIVQRLLDLETYRAMSMLGLGRARDLTQQLNALDPQLSDIVQGMSDESRPADAVLQDLLSVSTRLESAATQHAFRFGANAAYEAIVMDRVASLRESRFMGGQMLTEFMARRYLPAMRTAKSAENRLAAMLDRSERAGELLRTRVDVQRSAQNQELMQRMDRRADLQLRLQHTVEGLSVVAISYYAVGLLGYALYPLAQALHIDKAVLVAALTPIAVLSVWLGMRRIRARLHDGGH; via the coding sequence ATGAACGATGAAGACGAACACCCCCAGCGCTATGCCTTGGTGAATGAGTTGCATGCCCGGCCCTCGCCTCGGCTTTCCGCGCCCTGCACCGCCGTCTATCTGGCGATCAAGGAGCCGCGCGACGCCGCCAACCGGGACCGGGGCAGGGATGTCGCGCATCTGGCCGAGCTTTGCGCCCGGCACGGCGCGCCCCGCCCCGACACCAGCGCCGGCCATTACACCGCCCAGTTGGGCCGTCACCAGTTGCGCTGGGAAAGCCATACCGAATTCGTGACCTATGCCGCCTTTGCACCGGGGCTGCCGCCGCGCCCCTTCGACCCTTCTGCCGCGGCGGTCTTTCCGCAGGACTGGCAGCATCACGCGCCCGGCAAACGCGTTGCCGCGGTGATGATCCAGATAGATATCCTGCCCGATAATCCCGGCGATATCCTGCCGCGCCTGACCGAGTGGTTCGCGGCTGACAGCCTTGCCTCGGTCTGGGTGCTGGAAGAAGCCGCGGTGGTCGCCGGCGATTTCCGCATCGATCCGGCCGGCTGGATGCGCTTTGCGCTGTTCGTCAGGCCTGGCACCCAGGCCGGCCGGATCGGGCGCATCGTGCAACGGCTGCTGGATCTGGAAACCTATCGCGCCATGTCCATGCTGGGCCTTGGCCGCGCGCGCGACCTGACCCAGCAGCTCAATGCGCTGGACCCGCAGCTTAGCGACATCGTGCAGGGCATGAGCGATGAAAGCCGCCCGGCCGATGCCGTGCTGCAAGACCTGCTTTCCGTCTCGACGCGGTTGGAAAGCGCGGCGACGCAGCATGCCTTCCGCTTTGGTGCCAATGCCGCCTACGAGGCGATCGTCATGGACCGCGTCGCCTCGCTGCGCGAGTCGCGTTTCATGGGCGGACAGATGCTGACCGAGTTCATGGCACGGCGCTATCTGCCGGCCATGCGTACCGCGAAATCGGCCGAGAACCGGCTGGCCGCCATGCTGGACCGGAGCGAGCGGGCGGGCGAGTTGCTGCGCACCCGCGTCGATGTGCAGCGCAGCGCCCAGAATCAGGAGTTGATGCAGCGCATGGACCGGCGCGCCGACCTGCAACTGCGGCTGCAACATACGGTCGAGGGGCTGTCGGTGGTGGCCATCAGCTATTACGCGGTGGGCCTGTTGGGTTATGCGCTTTATCCTCTGGCGCAGGCGCTTCACATCGACAAGGCGGTGCTGGTCGCCGCGCTGACCCCCATCGCCGTGCTGTCTGTCTGGCTGGGCATGCGGCGCATCCGGGCGCGGTTGCATGACGGCGGCCATTAG